From Streptomyces fungicidicus, one genomic window encodes:
- a CDS encoding trimeric intracellular cation channel family protein, whose product MLQQLFSPSVLHTLDLIGIFVFAISGALLAVRKNFDVFGMAVLAEVTALGGGLFRDLVIGAVPPAAFTDLGYFVTPLLATVLVFFLHPHVERIQTGVNVFDAAGLGLFCVVGTTKAYDYGLGLTASACLGLATAVGGGVLRDVLANEVPSLLRWDRDLYAVPAIVGAAMTALCIRYDLLNPATSGVAVVTAFALRLLAMRYHWRAPRAWHRRSTVREE is encoded by the coding sequence GTGCTTCAGCAACTGTTCAGTCCGTCCGTCCTGCACACGCTCGACCTGATCGGCATCTTCGTCTTCGCGATCTCCGGCGCCCTGCTGGCGGTCCGCAAGAACTTCGACGTCTTCGGGATGGCCGTGCTCGCCGAGGTCACCGCCCTCGGCGGAGGGCTCTTCCGCGACCTGGTCATCGGCGCCGTACCGCCCGCCGCCTTCACCGACCTGGGGTACTTCGTCACCCCCCTGCTCGCCACCGTCCTGGTGTTCTTCCTCCACCCGCACGTGGAGCGCATCCAGACCGGCGTCAACGTCTTCGACGCGGCCGGCCTCGGCCTCTTCTGCGTCGTCGGCACGACCAAGGCGTACGACTACGGACTCGGCCTGACCGCCTCCGCCTGTCTGGGCCTGGCCACCGCGGTCGGCGGCGGTGTGCTGCGTGACGTGCTCGCCAACGAGGTGCCCTCGCTGCTGCGCTGGGACCGCGACCTCTACGCCGTCCCCGCCATCGTCGGCGCCGCGATGACCGCGCTGTGCATCCGCTACGACCTGCTGAACCCGGCGACCAGCGGCGTCGCCGTGGTCACGGCCTTCGCGCTGCGGCTGCTCGCGATGCGCTACCACTGGCGGGCTCCCCGCGCCTGGCACCGCCGTTCGACGGTCCGGGAGGAGTAG
- a CDS encoding thioesterase family protein — MPEAASAPSTRATIGAAEFDRDTAVTPREPGVYDIDLSAGWTIINAVNGGYLLAVLGRALADALPHSDPFTISAHYLTASQPGPAVVRTETVRTGRTLSTGQASLFQPDEDGQEVERIRVLASYGDLDSLPDDVRTTAKPPAIPPMEQCFGPEDGPAPVDGSSAITERLMLKLDPSTLGWALGQPSGKGEMRAWFGLADGRDPDPFALLLAVDALPPTAFELGLSGWVPTVELTAHVRCRPAPGPLRVSVTTRNLAGGFLEEDAEVWDSADRLVAQSRQLARARL; from the coding sequence ATGCCAGAAGCAGCCTCCGCCCCGTCCACCCGGGCCACCATCGGCGCCGCCGAGTTCGACCGCGACACCGCGGTCACCCCGCGCGAGCCCGGCGTCTACGACATCGACCTCTCCGCCGGCTGGACGATCATCAACGCCGTCAACGGCGGGTATCTCCTGGCCGTCCTGGGCCGCGCGCTCGCGGACGCACTGCCGCACTCCGACCCGTTCACCATCTCCGCGCACTATCTGACCGCCTCGCAGCCGGGCCCGGCGGTCGTGCGCACCGAGACCGTGCGCACCGGACGGACCCTGTCGACCGGCCAGGCGTCGCTGTTCCAGCCCGACGAGGACGGCCAGGAGGTGGAGCGCATCCGCGTCCTCGCCTCCTACGGCGACCTGGACTCCCTTCCCGACGACGTCCGTACGACCGCCAAGCCGCCCGCGATACCGCCGATGGAGCAGTGCTTCGGCCCGGAGGACGGTCCCGCCCCGGTCGACGGCAGCTCCGCGATCACCGAGCGCCTGATGCTCAAGCTCGACCCGTCGACCCTCGGGTGGGCGCTCGGGCAGCCGTCCGGCAAGGGGGAGATGCGGGCCTGGTTCGGCCTCGCCGACGGACGGGACCCCGACCCGTTCGCGCTGCTGCTCGCGGTGGATGCGCTGCCCCCGACCGCCTTCGAGCTGGGCCTGTCCGGCTGGGTTCCCACGGTGGAGCTGACCGCCCACGTCCGCTGCCGCCCGGCCCCCGGCCCGCTGCGCGTCTCGGTCACCACACGCAACCTGGCCGGCGGCTTCCTGGAGGAGGACGCCGAGGTCTGGGACAGCGCCGACCGCCTGGTCGCCCAGTCCCGCCAACTGGCCCGAGCCCGCCTCTGA
- a CDS encoding TetR family transcriptional regulator — MSHTLNVRQAQKQKTRRALLDAALELLEGQSLSSLGLREVTRAVGVAPTAFYRHFRSVEDLGVALVEEALGSLHPMIRTIVSATGDGEERITRAIELIAGHVDAHPAHVRFIARERHGGVRSVREAIREQLALFAEEVAEALAEDPVSAGWSEEDLLMLAQLYVDQMLVTASLFLEVPEGAAEAGTRERVFRVAARRLRLIGIGREHWLEGVGGGV; from the coding sequence ATGAGTCACACCCTCAATGTCCGGCAGGCCCAGAAGCAGAAGACCCGGCGGGCGCTGCTGGACGCGGCGCTGGAGCTGCTCGAAGGGCAGAGCCTGAGCAGCCTGGGCCTGCGTGAGGTCACCCGCGCCGTCGGGGTCGCGCCGACCGCCTTCTACCGGCACTTCCGTTCCGTGGAGGACCTGGGGGTGGCGCTGGTCGAGGAGGCGCTGGGGAGCCTGCACCCGATGATCCGGACGATCGTGTCCGCCACGGGTGACGGCGAGGAACGGATCACGCGCGCGATCGAGCTGATCGCGGGGCATGTCGACGCGCATCCCGCGCATGTGCGGTTCATCGCCCGGGAGCGGCACGGTGGCGTGCGGTCGGTGCGCGAGGCGATACGGGAGCAGCTGGCGCTGTTCGCCGAGGAGGTGGCAGAGGCGCTGGCGGAGGATCCGGTGTCGGCGGGGTGGAGCGAGGAGGATCTGCTGATGCTGGCGCAGCTGTACGTGGATCAGATGCTGGTGACCGCTTCGCTGTTCCTGGAGGTGCCGGAGGGGGCGGCGGAGGCGGGGACGCGGGAGCGGGTGTTCCGGGTGGCGGCTCGGCGCCTGCGGTTGATCGGCATCGGGCGGGAGCACTGGCTGGAGGGGGTGGGTGGGGGCGTCTGA
- a CDS encoding DUF4190 domain-containing protein: MQLTAPAARRTGFHDADGMAVASFVLGLLGLLVLNVFLGPTAIVLAAVALWRGTTRRGRACLGLGLGVADLLVLAAFVQADQTISWSL; the protein is encoded by the coding sequence ATGCAGCTCACCGCACCCGCCGCCCGGCGCACCGGATTCCACGACGCCGACGGCATGGCCGTCGCGTCCTTCGTCCTGGGCCTGCTGGGCCTGCTCGTCCTCAACGTCTTCCTCGGCCCGACCGCCATCGTGCTGGCGGCCGTGGCGCTGTGGCGCGGCACCACCCGACGCGGCCGCGCCTGCCTGGGGCTCGGACTCGGCGTCGCCGACCTGCTCGTTCTCGCCGCGTTCGTCCAGGCGGACCAGACGATCTCGTGGAGCCTGTGA
- a CDS encoding cysteine desulfurase family protein, with product MAYLDHAATTPMLPEAVEALTAHLGVTGNASSLHAAGRRARRTVEEARESLAEALGARPSEIVLTSGGTEADNLAVKGLYWSRRDADPARTRVLASPVEHHAVLDAVHWLGEHEGATVEYLPVDRHGRVHPEALREAIARNPDDVALATVMWANNEIGTILPIRELAETAAEFGIPLHSDAVQAFGQVPVDFAASGLAAMTVSGHKIGGPYGIGALLLGREHTPVPVLHGGGQERHVRSGTLDVPAVASFAAAGRLAAEQQEWFAREIGRLRDDLVAAVREAVPDAILGGDPAPGGRLPANAHFTFPGCEGDSLLLLLDAQGIECSTGSACTAGVAQPSHVLLATGTDPDLARGTLRFSLGHTSTEADVTALAKAIGPAVQRARAAGLT from the coding sequence ATGGCTTACCTCGACCACGCCGCGACCACCCCGATGCTGCCCGAGGCAGTCGAGGCGCTCACCGCGCACCTGGGCGTCACCGGCAACGCCTCCTCCCTCCACGCGGCCGGCCGCCGCGCCCGGCGCACCGTCGAGGAGGCCCGCGAAAGCCTCGCCGAGGCACTCGGCGCCCGCCCCAGCGAGATCGTCCTCACATCCGGCGGCACGGAGGCCGACAACCTCGCGGTGAAGGGCCTGTACTGGTCCCGCCGCGACGCGGACCCGGCCCGCACCCGGGTCCTCGCCAGCCCCGTCGAGCACCACGCCGTCCTCGACGCCGTCCACTGGCTCGGCGAGCACGAGGGCGCCACCGTCGAGTACCTGCCGGTCGACCGGCACGGCCGGGTCCACCCCGAGGCCCTGCGCGAGGCCATCGCCCGCAACCCCGACGACGTCGCCCTCGCCACCGTCATGTGGGCCAACAACGAGATCGGGACCATCCTGCCGATCCGCGAACTGGCCGAGACCGCGGCCGAGTTCGGCATCCCCCTGCACTCCGACGCGGTGCAGGCCTTCGGCCAGGTCCCGGTGGACTTCGCCGCGTCGGGACTCGCCGCCATGACCGTGTCCGGCCACAAGATCGGCGGCCCCTACGGCATCGGCGCACTCCTCCTGGGCCGCGAGCACACCCCCGTCCCCGTACTGCACGGCGGCGGCCAGGAACGCCACGTCCGCTCCGGCACCCTCGACGTCCCCGCCGTCGCCTCCTTCGCGGCCGCCGGACGGCTCGCCGCCGAGCAGCAGGAGTGGTTCGCCCGCGAGATCGGCAGGCTGCGCGACGACCTGGTCGCCGCGGTCCGCGAGGCCGTCCCCGACGCCATCCTCGGCGGCGACCCCGCCCCCGGGGGCCGGCTCCCGGCCAACGCGCACTTCACCTTCCCCGGCTGCGAGGGCGACTCACTGCTGCTCCTCCTGGACGCCCAGGGCATCGAGTGCTCCACCGGCTCCGCCTGCACCGCCGGAGTCGCCCAGCCCAGCCACGTCCTCCTGGCCACCGGCACCGACCCGGACCTGGCCCGCGGCACCCTCCGCTTCTCCCTCGGCCACACCTCCACGGAGGCCGACGTCACAGCCCTCGCCAAGGCCATCGGCCCCGCGGTCCAAAGGGCCCGCGCGGCAGGCCTGACGTAG
- a CDS encoding N-acetylmuramoyl-L-alanine amidase translates to MGENRASADGDRRIGRRALIVGGIAAATGTAVLARDELARLWWRMPGVEKPREQGVVDYAGARWVAASDANWRRADRPDDYHVDMVIVHVTQGSFDSAVQAFQDPGHKAAAHYIVGQDGRVTQMIRELDVAYHAGNRDYNERSIGIEHAGFVDRPEDFTDEMYEASARLTARICARYDLPVDRKHILGHVEVPGTDHTDPGPHWDWDRYLELVRRARTAPTPTPSTSPSSTAG, encoded by the coding sequence ATGGGGGAGAACAGAGCATCCGCGGACGGCGACCGGCGCATCGGCCGGCGTGCCCTGATCGTGGGCGGGATCGCCGCCGCGACGGGCACGGCGGTGCTGGCGCGGGACGAGCTGGCCCGGCTGTGGTGGCGCATGCCGGGCGTGGAGAAGCCGCGTGAGCAGGGCGTGGTCGACTACGCGGGGGCGCGCTGGGTGGCCGCTTCGGACGCCAACTGGCGTCGCGCGGACCGGCCGGACGACTACCACGTCGACATGGTGATCGTGCATGTCACCCAGGGCAGCTTCGACAGCGCGGTGCAGGCGTTCCAGGACCCCGGCCACAAGGCGGCGGCGCACTACATCGTCGGTCAGGACGGCCGCGTCACGCAGATGATCCGCGAGCTGGACGTGGCGTACCACGCGGGCAACCGCGACTACAACGAGCGCAGCATCGGCATCGAGCACGCGGGCTTCGTGGACCGGCCCGAGGACTTCACGGACGAGATGTACGAGGCCTCGGCCCGTCTCACGGCCCGCATATGCGCCCGCTACGACCTCCCGGTCGACCGGAAGCACATCCTCGGCCACGTCGAGGTCCCGGGCACGGACCACACCGACCCGGGCCCCCACTGGGACTGGGACCGCTACCTGGAACTGGTCCGCCGAGCCCGCACGGCCCCCACCCCCACCCCCTCCACCTCCCCGTCGTCCACGGCCGGCTAG
- the mnmA gene encoding tRNA 2-thiouridine(34) synthase MnmA, translating to MTETSQRPRPLRVLAAMSGGVDSAVAAARAAEAGHDVTGVHLALSANPQSFRTGARGCCTIEDSRDARRAADVIGIPFYVWDLADRFREDVVEDFVAEYEAGRTPNPCLRCNEKIKFAALLDKALALGFDAVCTGHYAQVILREDGTRELHRASDMAKDQSYVLGVLDDRQLAHAMFPLGDTVTTKEEIRAEAERRGLAVAKKPDSHDICFIADGDTQGFLAGRLGRAEGDIVDESGSKVGTHEGAYGFTIGQRKGLRIGTPAPDGKPRYVLDISPVTNTVTVGPAAALDVTALSAIKPRWCGAAPSGPGTYTAQLRAHGGETEVTAELVDGTLEVSFTEPVRGVAPGQAIVLYDGTRVVGSATIASTVRAAAATAS from the coding sequence ATGACTGAGACCTCGCAGCGCCCCCGCCCCCTCCGCGTCCTGGCCGCCATGTCCGGCGGAGTCGACTCCGCCGTCGCCGCCGCGCGCGCGGCCGAAGCGGGCCACGACGTGACCGGCGTCCACCTCGCGCTCTCCGCGAACCCGCAGTCGTTCCGTACCGGCGCGCGGGGCTGCTGCACCATCGAGGACTCCCGCGACGCCCGCCGCGCCGCCGACGTCATCGGCATCCCCTTCTACGTGTGGGACCTCGCCGACCGCTTCCGGGAGGACGTCGTCGAGGACTTCGTCGCCGAGTACGAGGCCGGCCGCACCCCCAACCCCTGCCTGCGCTGCAACGAGAAGATCAAGTTCGCCGCGCTGCTGGACAAGGCGCTCGCGCTCGGCTTCGACGCGGTCTGCACCGGCCACTACGCCCAGGTGATCCTGCGCGAGGACGGCACCCGCGAACTGCACCGCGCCTCCGACATGGCCAAGGACCAGAGCTACGTCCTCGGCGTCCTCGACGACCGCCAGCTCGCCCACGCGATGTTCCCCCTCGGTGACACCGTCACCACCAAGGAGGAGATCCGCGCGGAGGCCGAGCGGCGCGGACTCGCCGTGGCCAAGAAGCCCGACTCGCACGACATCTGCTTCATCGCCGACGGCGACACCCAGGGCTTCCTCGCCGGCCGTCTCGGCAGGGCCGAGGGCGACATCGTCGACGAGTCCGGCAGCAAGGTCGGCACCCACGAGGGCGCGTACGGCTTCACCATCGGCCAGCGCAAGGGCCTGCGGATCGGCACCCCGGCCCCCGACGGCAAGCCCCGTTACGTCCTGGACATCTCCCCGGTGACCAACACGGTCACGGTCGGTCCCGCGGCCGCCCTCGACGTCACCGCCCTGTCCGCGATCAAGCCCCGCTGGTGCGGCGCCGCACCCAGCGGCCCCGGCACCTATACCGCCCAGCTGCGCGCCCACGGCGGCGAGACCGAGGTGACGGCGGAACTCGTCGACGGCACCCTCGAGGTGTCCTTCACCGAGCCCGTCCGGGGCGTCGCCCCCGGCCAGGCGATCGTGCTGTACGACGGCACCCGCGTGGTCGGCTCGGCGACGATCGCCTCGACGGTGCGGGCGGCGGCGGCCACCGCGAGCTGA
- a CDS encoding alpha/beta fold hydrolase — translation MDKNISSRDGTSLAYESAGRGSPVVLVSGAMSTGATVAPLAAPLAERFRVVVYDRRGRGGSGDTAPYAVEREVEDLAALIEAVGGEAALYGVSSGGALALRAAASGLPVRRVAVYETPYAMSEDDLGERARYTERLTAALAEGRRGDAVELFLRLTGLAEDVIQGARQSPMWAGMESMAPSLAHDDAVMGDGSVPRGLLASIPVPVLSIAGAVSPAWMREAARAIAESVPRGTYRALEGQTHMVEPDVLAPVLAEFLSG, via the coding sequence ATGGACAAGAACATCTCTTCGCGCGACGGCACGTCCCTGGCCTACGAGAGCGCCGGGCGGGGCTCCCCGGTCGTTCTCGTCAGTGGCGCGATGTCGACGGGTGCCACGGTGGCACCGCTGGCCGCGCCCCTCGCGGAGCGGTTCCGGGTGGTCGTCTACGACCGCCGGGGCCGGGGCGGCAGCGGGGACACGGCCCCGTACGCCGTGGAGCGCGAGGTCGAGGACCTGGCGGCGCTGATCGAGGCGGTGGGCGGCGAGGCCGCGCTGTACGGCGTCTCCTCGGGCGGCGCGCTGGCGCTGAGGGCGGCGGCGAGCGGTCTGCCGGTGCGCCGGGTCGCCGTGTACGAGACGCCGTACGCGATGTCCGAGGACGATCTCGGGGAGCGGGCGCGGTACACCGAGCGGCTGACGGCGGCGCTCGCCGAGGGCCGGCGCGGGGACGCGGTCGAGCTCTTCCTGCGCCTGACCGGACTGGCCGAGGACGTCATCCAGGGCGCTCGGCAGTCGCCGATGTGGGCCGGCATGGAGTCGATGGCGCCGAGCCTCGCCCACGACGACGCCGTGATGGGCGACGGGAGCGTCCCGCGCGGGCTGCTGGCGTCGATCCCGGTGCCGGTGCTGTCGATCGCGGGGGCCGTGAGCCCGGCGTGGATGCGTGAGGCGGCGCGGGCGATCGCGGAGTCCGTCCCCCGGGGTACGTACCGCGCCCTGGAGGGCCAGACCCACATGGTGGAGCCGGACGTGCTGGCCCCGGTGCTGGCGGAGTTCCTCAGCGGGTGA
- a CDS encoding DUF427 domain-containing protein, giving the protein MTTGHRITIEASDARVRVVHGGQVLAESDRALVLRETGCPPRYYIPPRDVRLDLLTPSETHTYCPFKGTASYWSLPDAADLVWAYPEPKPDVAGIKDHLCFYEVEVER; this is encoded by the coding sequence GTGACCACAGGGCACCGCATCACCATCGAGGCCAGTGACGCGCGGGTACGCGTGGTGCACGGCGGGCAGGTGCTGGCGGAGAGCGACCGGGCGCTGGTGCTGCGCGAGACCGGCTGTCCCCCGCGGTACTACATCCCGCCGCGGGACGTACGGCTGGATCTGCTGACGCCGTCGGAGACCCACACGTACTGCCCGTTCAAGGGCACGGCGTCGTACTGGTCGCTGCCGGACGCGGCGGACCTGGTCTGGGCGTACCCGGAGCCCAAGCCGGACGTCGCGGGGATCAAGGACCACCTCTGCTTCTACGAGGTCGAAGTGGAGCGGTGA
- the fxsT gene encoding FxSxx-COOH system tetratricopeptide repeat protein, whose product MGAEDTSRNRRALTHRAGYALRHPRRVPAHARRALRDGWLRLRHPGHIAYYRAVMASDAARSTEAAVGHSPSREQWARIGRLQFDYLLRHGLRPHHRLLEIGCGNLRAGRHFIGHLEPGHYYGIDISPHILLAAQETLVRDGLQTKMPYLALADDLTLGFLPDGHFDVVHAHSVFSHSPRHVIEECFAHVGRVLAPGGFFDFTFDRTEGEEHQVLHEDFYYRTETLVELAAGHGLTARFMVNVPLRNTSFVGRQALLGAVEAQLEAQDTAAVLPHALHGLGGVGKSQLALEYIYTHQRRYKVICWIPAERESLILAALAGLATRLGVAQPGQEGTANTSVQAVLDALRAGEPYDDWLLVFDNAEDIDVVRQYFPTSGPGKVIVTSRNRSWERVATPLPVSVFEREESVELLQKRSADLSAEDADRLAEALGDLPLAVEQAGAWRAVTGMLVDDYLALLAERSPEILDLDPAPDYPVSVAAAWDISLERIKENNPGARQLLDICASMAPEPIPRSMLRGGRGISITPEVDPLLRESIKLNRAVRDLNQFSLVKTDPRTDTLQMHRLLQTVLLAKLDPDERKRMRDAAHQLLSGAKPGHYASSREWPAYQALLPHILTSRAVTSSDTYVRELVSDTVLFLYYWGNHEGAADLARQAWSSWLAESGEEDIHVIRITKTFAFVLRQIGQIGEAIPLTEKALEVSRRINADPEDLIDSLCEMSDARRYQGRFAEARDLGREATELARGMFGGEDPITLRATHSWGVDLRLCGQFAEALPMDRENARQREHMFGPNNSLTLNTLNGLSIDMRESGDYPGAREYQRDVYSRARDAMGEQHPLTLRVARNLAVCLRRDGALDEALKLSEETLARFVARYGPVHPDSLSTAINLAVDRRLAGGSQNLDKSRELGEETARRYASLFGEDHAYTLLTKANLAATLRMLGALDHAAEVEDDASRRLVATLGPEHVTTLTVDIGRANTAYARLDFDRAYEVDEATLTALTVTAGAEHPLTLSCTANLALDLRGLGRGAEADQMRRKAVEGFARVVRADHPWLEAARLGRRIECDIAPLPL is encoded by the coding sequence ATGGGAGCCGAGGACACCAGCAGGAACCGCCGCGCCCTCACCCATCGGGCCGGCTACGCGCTGCGTCACCCGCGGCGCGTCCCCGCCCACGCCCGCCGTGCGCTGCGCGACGGCTGGCTGCGGCTGCGGCATCCCGGCCACATCGCCTACTACCGCGCGGTGATGGCCTCCGACGCGGCACGCAGCACCGAGGCGGCCGTCGGCCACAGCCCCTCCCGCGAGCAGTGGGCGCGCATCGGCCGGCTGCAGTTCGACTACCTGCTGCGGCACGGGCTGCGGCCCCACCACCGGCTGCTGGAGATCGGCTGCGGCAACCTCCGGGCGGGACGCCACTTCATCGGCCACCTGGAACCCGGCCACTACTACGGCATCGACATCTCCCCGCACATCCTGCTCGCCGCGCAGGAGACCCTCGTACGCGACGGACTGCAGACGAAGATGCCGTACCTGGCGCTCGCCGACGACCTCACCCTCGGCTTCCTGCCGGACGGCCACTTCGACGTCGTCCACGCGCACAGCGTCTTCTCGCACTCGCCCCGGCACGTCATCGAGGAGTGCTTCGCGCACGTCGGCAGGGTGCTGGCGCCCGGCGGGTTCTTCGACTTCACCTTCGACCGCACCGAGGGCGAGGAGCACCAGGTACTGCACGAGGACTTCTACTACCGCACCGAGACCCTGGTGGAACTGGCCGCCGGGCACGGACTCACCGCCCGGTTCATGGTGAACGTTCCGCTGAGGAACACCTCGTTCGTCGGCCGCCAGGCGCTGCTGGGTGCCGTGGAGGCGCAGCTCGAAGCCCAGGACACGGCGGCCGTGCTGCCGCACGCGCTGCACGGTCTCGGCGGCGTGGGCAAGTCCCAGCTGGCCCTGGAGTACATCTACACCCACCAGCGCCGCTACAAGGTGATCTGCTGGATCCCCGCCGAGCGGGAGAGCCTCATCCTGGCCGCGCTCGCCGGTCTCGCGACCCGGCTCGGCGTCGCCCAGCCGGGGCAGGAGGGCACCGCCAACACCTCGGTCCAGGCGGTCCTGGACGCGCTGCGCGCCGGAGAGCCCTACGACGACTGGCTGCTGGTCTTCGACAACGCCGAGGACATCGACGTCGTACGCCAGTACTTCCCGACCAGCGGCCCCGGCAAGGTCATCGTCACCTCCCGGAACCGGTCCTGGGAGCGGGTGGCGACCCCGCTGCCGGTGAGCGTGTTCGAGCGCGAGGAGTCCGTCGAGCTGCTCCAGAAGCGCTCCGCCGACCTCTCCGCCGAAGACGCCGACCGCCTCGCCGAGGCCCTCGGCGACCTGCCGCTCGCGGTGGAGCAGGCGGGTGCCTGGCGCGCCGTCACCGGCATGCTCGTCGACGATTACCTCGCCCTGCTCGCCGAGCGCAGCCCCGAGATCCTCGACCTCGACCCGGCTCCCGACTACCCGGTCTCCGTGGCCGCCGCCTGGGACATCTCGCTGGAGCGGATCAAGGAGAACAATCCCGGCGCCCGCCAGCTCCTCGACATCTGCGCCAGCATGGCCCCCGAGCCCATCCCGCGCTCGATGCTGCGCGGCGGCCGGGGCATCAGCATCACGCCCGAGGTGGACCCGCTGCTGCGGGAGTCGATCAAGCTCAACCGGGCCGTCCGCGACCTCAACCAGTTCTCCCTGGTCAAGACGGACCCCCGGACCGACACCCTGCAGATGCACCGCCTGCTGCAGACGGTGCTCCTCGCCAAGCTCGACCCCGACGAGCGCAAGCGCATGAGGGACGCCGCCCACCAGCTGCTCTCCGGCGCCAAGCCGGGCCACTACGCCTCGTCCCGCGAATGGCCCGCCTACCAGGCGCTGCTGCCGCACATCCTCACCTCCCGGGCGGTCACCAGCTCCGACACCTATGTGCGGGAACTCGTGTCCGACACGGTGCTCTTCCTCTACTACTGGGGCAACCACGAAGGGGCTGCGGACCTCGCGCGGCAGGCATGGAGCTCCTGGCTCGCGGAGTCCGGTGAGGAGGACATCCACGTCATCCGCATCACGAAGACCTTCGCCTTCGTCCTGCGCCAGATCGGTCAGATCGGCGAGGCCATCCCGCTGACCGAGAAGGCCCTGGAAGTGTCAAGGCGAATCAACGCCGACCCCGAGGACCTCATCGACTCCCTCTGCGAGATGTCCGACGCCCGTCGTTACCAGGGCCGGTTCGCGGAGGCCCGGGACCTCGGCCGGGAGGCCACCGAGCTGGCGCGCGGCATGTTCGGCGGGGAGGACCCGATCACCCTGCGGGCCACCCACAGCTGGGGGGTCGACCTACGGCTGTGCGGGCAGTTCGCCGAGGCGTTGCCCATGGACCGGGAGAACGCCCGACAGCGCGAGCACATGTTCGGTCCCAACAACTCCCTCACGCTCAACACCCTCAATGGCCTCTCCATCGACATGCGGGAGAGCGGCGACTACCCGGGCGCCCGGGAATACCAGAGGGATGTCTACTCCAGGGCCCGTGACGCCATGGGCGAACAGCACCCGCTCACCCTGCGCGTGGCTCGCAACCTCGCGGTCTGCCTGCGCCGGGACGGCGCGCTCGACGAGGCACTGAAGCTCTCCGAGGAGACCCTCGCCCGCTTCGTCGCCCGCTACGGGCCCGTTCACCCCGACTCACTCTCCACGGCGATCAACCTCGCCGTCGACCGGCGCCTCGCCGGAGGGTCCCAAAACCTCGACAAGTCCCGCGAGCTGGGCGAGGAGACCGCGCGGCGCTACGCGTCCTTGTTCGGCGAAGACCACGCCTACACCTTGCTCACCAAGGCGAATCTCGCAGCCACTCTGCGGATGCTGGGCGCTCTGGACCACGCCGCGGAAGTGGAGGACGACGCGTCTCGCAGACTGGTGGCCACACTGGGCCCCGAGCACGTGACGACGCTGACCGTCGACATCGGCAGGGCCAACACCGCCTACGCACGACTGGACTTCGACCGTGCATACGAGGTCGACGAGGCCACCCTGACGGCGCTCACCGTGACCGCCGGCGCGGAGCACCCGCTGACCCTGTCCTGCACCGCGAACCTCGCCCTGGACCTGCGCGGTCTCGGCCGGGGGGCTGAGGCGGACCAGATGCGGCGAAAGGCTGTGGAGGGCTTCGCCCGCGTGGTCCGTGCCGACCACCCCTGGCTGGAGGCGGCCCGGCTGGGCCGCCGTATCGAGTGCGACATCGCTCCCCTGCCGCTGTAG